A stretch of the Notamacropus eugenii isolate mMacEug1 chromosome 2, mMacEug1.pri_v2, whole genome shotgun sequence genome encodes the following:
- the SSR2 gene encoding translocon-associated protein subunit beta, with product MRLLVFAVLCLFSAAQSEEGARLLASKSLLNRYAVEGKDLTLQYNIYNVGSSAALDVELSDDSFPPEDFGIVSGMLNVKWDRIAPASNVSHTVVLRPLKAGYFNFTSATITYLAQEEGPVVVGFTSAPGQGGILAQREFDRRFSPHFLDWAAFGVMTLPSIGIPLLLWYSSKRKYDTPKTKKN from the exons ATGAGGCTGTTGGTGTTTGCGGTGTTGTGTCTGTTCTCTGCTGCGCAAAGTGAAGAAGGGGCCAGGCTTCTGGCTTCTAAGTCGCTGCTGAATAGATATGCTGTGGAAGGAAAGGACCTGACCTTGCAATACAACATCTACAATGTCGGCTCAAG tGCAGCCCTAGATGTGGAATTATCTGATGATTCTTTTCCCCCAGAAGACTTTGGTATTGTTTCAGGAATGCTCAATGTCAAATGGGACCGAATTGCTCC AGCCAGCAATGTTTCCCATACTGTGGTCCTGCGCCCCCTCAAGGCAGGCTATTTTAACTTTACCTCTGCAACCATCACATATCTTGCCCAGGAAGAAGGGCCAGTGGTG GTTGGCTTTACCAGTGCCCCCGGGCAGGGAGGAATTCTGGCACAGCGAGAATTTGATAGGAGATTCTCTCCCCATTTT CTGGACTGGGCAGCATTTGGTGTGATGACCCTTCCTTCCATTGGAATTCCCCTGCTGCTATGGTACTCAAGCAAGAGAAAATATGACACACCCAAGACCAAGAAGAATTGA